One Ricinus communis isolate WT05 ecotype wild-type chromosome 7, ASM1957865v1, whole genome shotgun sequence genomic region harbors:
- the LOC8264945 gene encoding chromatin modification-related protein EAF1 B isoform X1, translated as MHGCGLGSALLVNAEVDSMGGVVDGGVGIGIKTSPRRAAIERAQAELRQEYDVREERRRELEFLEKGGNPLDFKFGNAASVSVQSTSLTDHQTEHFVTSEAKGSFALTASPHGDSVESSGRPGAPTVCEPNSADNFDAENEILQSERNPKHPSRSNIASSEQSSQMDGNQNAKESEDSAIVRPYARRNRSRPNRDGARSSSTDVVQSSGGHGSLLQVHAGLRDAKGPISETNHQKDRMIPSSLYPKSTTSNGDMVSQIEIKNTQSNMELDGAQAPEAIASPPKPSPLENRSDVMEANISRDDQHDKNNLSKVHDQKAPINMASGHSDHVGDKEQVISAASESPLGATVAKAENENCSAKLNGINELKRDANEGQNSNGPIGAKGLDSESSCTQNNLCLDASNESDLYINARNDDANGTLTERTSEFEGMQNPGAGEMGNEKSDVKVTDNSDVVKEGDSFLHTNQSANDSVLKLEEEIQRSSDEFKCSSNFKGVEQNEHAVPEGDKKLCNAFSDDSSFNKEIVCPSGNKELPESTLSEKNSSAAPDPQSCSSGHLISAEKAHEDSILEEAQSIEAKRKRIAELPIGIVPLESRRKSHWDFVLEEMMWLANDFAQERLWKMTAAAQICRRVAFSSRLRVEEQHQHGKLRKVAYTLAKAVMQFWHSAEMFLNKDDRVGLKNGKDDSNSFDGNELSKDKFGELDKEETCKELETHNAGKNLARLIQGYAVRFLKCNNSAVPSLQAEAPATPDRIADSGIVGTSWEDHLTEESLFYAVPSGAMETYRISIESHMVQCERTGSSIQEEVDTSMYDTTADFGYRENAYDEEDGETNPYYLHGGFEGTKSTKHEQKKRRNLKYSADFSYRPYSAGSQQNALIGKRPSSSLHVGSIPTKRVRTTPRPRFISPFSAGATGCLQIPAKTDASSGDTSSFQDEQSTLHGGSHFQKSVEVESAVEQLPYDCAETSTKPKKKKKAKHLGPAYEGWQLDSTVHNEQKDHAKKRLESHHFDSNGTSGLYGQHTAKKPKIMKQSLDGTYDNMAQISESQPSPVASQMSNMPSKVMKLIVGRDRGRKPKALKVPAGQPGGPGNPWSLFEDQALVVLVHDMGPNWELVSDAINSTLQFKCIFRKPKECKERHKMLIDKSGGDGYDSADDSRTSQSYPSTLPGIPKGSARQLFQHLQGPMEEDTIKSHFEKIIMIGRKYHYRRSQNDNQDPKQIVAVHNSHVAALDQVSTNQNGGVLTPLDLCDATAASPDVIPIGHQNSHPSGLPMANQGAVGSLLPTSGVNSSLQASSGVVLGNNSSQTGPLNASIRDGRYSVPRTSLPVDEQQRMQHYNQMLSNRNLQQPNLSASGSLSGADRGVRMLPGGNPLGMMPGMNRSMPLSRPGFQGMASSSMLNSGSMLSSGMVGMPSPASMQSGSGPGQGNSMMRSRDGLHMMRAGHNSEHQRQMMAPELQMQVTQTNSQGIPAFNGLTSAFANQTSPPAVQAYPGHPQQQHQLPPQQSHVMSNPHIQGTNQTTGSQQQAYAMRVAKERHMQQRLLQQQQQQQFAASGALMSHVQSQPQHSIPSSMQNSSQIQPQTSSQPVSLPPLTPSSPMTPISVQQQQQKHALPHHGISRNSQTVASGLTNQMGKQRPRQLQQHQQFQQSGRIHPPQRQHSESPQQAKLLKGMGRGNMMVHQNLSTDHSPLNGLSVPPGNQSAEKGEHIMHLMQGQGLYSGSGLNSIQPSKPLVTSQSPNHSQSQQKLFSAAPPPSSKQLQQISSHADHSTQGQVPSVPSGHPLSASHQALPAAIMASNHQHLQPQPQIHQKQTGQAQPTVQRMLQQNRQLNSDLQTKSQTDQGHKEKQPLNSVPQMGTSTTTSVSQACNDSANVVPVVTSSVASQWKPLEPSCDSAMTNSASQVGSIGSPPLTNSAGSEPVSSVNQALGQRQLSGGLTQHGSSGAQWQQPPPSQLAPPPPQPVSQQLFQPHEQQVQEQQSPRKLPPQQHSQQHKQHLQSAQGSLYIRPTNSQTE; from the exons ATGCATGGATGTGGTTTAGGATCTGCTCTCCTAGTAAATGCTGAGGTTGATTCCATGGGAGGGGTTGTTGATGGTGGAGTTGGAATCGGCATCAAAACCTCTCCACGTCGAGCAGCAATTGAGAGAGCTCAGGCAGAGCTCAG ACAAGAGTATGATGTTCGCGAGGAAAGGAGAAGAGAGCTAGAATTTCTTGAGAAA GGTGGCAATCCGTTAGACTTTAAGTTTGGGAATGCAGCTTCAGTTAGTGTTCAGTCTACTTCTCTCACTGATCATCAAACAGAACATTTTGTGACTAG TGAAGCGAAAGGTAGTTTTGCATTGACTGCATCTCCTCATGGTGACTCTGTGGAAAGTAGTGGTAGACCAGGAGCACCAACAGTTTGTGAACCCAATAGTGCTGATAATTTTGATGCTGAAAATGAGATTCTTCAAAGCGAAAGGAATCCTAAACATCCTAGTAGGAGTAATATTGCTTCATCTGAACAGTCTTCTCAGATGGATGGGAATCAAAATGCAAAGGAATCAGAAGATTCTGCTATTGTTCGCCCATATGCTCGACGGAACAGGTCTAGACCGAATCGTGATGGTGCTCGATCAAGCTCAACTGATGTAGTGCAGAGTTCTGGTGGTCATGGATCTCTATTACAGGTTCATGCGGGCTTAAGGGATGCTAAGGGACCGATATCTGAAACAAACCATCAGAAGGACCGGATGATTCCTTCTAGTTTGTACCCTAAGTCCACCACTTCAAATGGGGATATGGTTTCTCAGATTGAGATTAAAAATACCCAGTCAAACATGGAACTGGATGGTGCTCAAGCTCCGGAAGCAATAGCCAGTCCACCTAAACCTAGTCCCCTTGAAAATAGGTCGGATGTCATGGAGGCTAACATTTCAAGGGATGACCaacatgataaaaataatttgtctAAAGTTCATGATCAGAAAGCACCCATTAACATGGCTTCTGGGCACTCTGACCACGTTGGAGATAAAGAACAGGTAATTTCAGCTGCTTCTGAATCTCCATTGGGTGCAACTGTGGCAAAAGCTGAGAATGAAAATTGTTCTGCTAAGTTAAATGGCATCAATGAATTGAAAAGAGATGCCAATGAAGGCCAAAATAGCAACGGTCCAATAGGAGCAAAAGGATTAGATTCAGAATCCTCTTGTACCCAAAACAACCTGTGCTTAGATGCAAGCAATGAGAGTGATTTGTATATTAATGCAAGAAATGATGATGCTAATGGAACTCTTACGGAACGAACATCAGAATTTGAAGGAATGCAAAATCCAGGGGCTGGTGAAATGGGAAATGAAAAGAGTGATGTCAAGGTTACAGACAACAGTGATGTTGTGAAAGAAGGTGATTCTTTTCTGCATACAAACCAGTCTGCCAATGATTCTGTTCTCAAACTCGAGGAAGAAATACAGAGAAGTTCTGATGAGTTTAAATGTTCTTCAAACTTTAAAGGAGTGGAGCAGAATGAACATGCTGTGCCCGAGGGTGATAAAAAACTGTGTAATGCATTTAGTGATGATTCTAGTTTCAATAAAGAAATTGTCTGCCCTAGTGGTAATAAAGAATTACCTGAATCGACATTGTCTGAGAAAAACTCTTCTGCTGCTCCTGACCCTCAATCTTGTTCTAGTGGCCATTTGATATCTGCTGAGAAGGCTCATGAAGATTCTATCTTGGAAGAGGCACAAAGTATAGAG GCTAAACGCAAGAGGATTGCAGAGTTACCTATCGGAATTGTACCCTTGGAAAGTCGCCGAAAGTCTCACTGGGATTTTGTGCTTGAAGAGATGATGTGGCTGGCAAATGATTTTGCACAG GAGCGTCTTTGGAAAATGACCGCTGCTGCTCAAATATGTCGCCGGGTTGCTTTTAGCTCTCGGTTGAGAGTTGAAGAACAGCACCAACATGGGAAGCTTAGAAAAGTTGCATACACTCTGGCAAAGGCTGTCATGCAGTTCTGGCATTCAGCTGAGATGTTTCTAAATAAGGATGACCGTGTTGGTTTGAAAAACGGCAAGGATGATTCGAATAGCTTTGATGGGAATGAATTATCCAAGGACAAGTTTGGAGAACTTGATAAG GAGGAGACATGCAAAGAACTAGAAACCCATAATGCTGGAAAGAACCTTGCACGCCTGATCCAGGGGTATGCTGTGAGATTCTTAAAATGCAACAATTCTGCAGTTCCTTCCCTTCAAGCAGAAGCACCAGCAACTCCTGATAGAATAGCCGATTCAGGCATTGTTGGAACTTCATGGGAAGATCACCTTACAGAA GAAAGCCTATTTTATGCAGTTCCTTCAGGTGCAATGGAAACCTACAGAATCTCTATTGAATCTCATATGGTACAGTGTGAG AGGACTGGGAGTAGCATACAAGAGGAAGTCGATACATCTATGTATGATACTACTGCAG ATTTTGGATATCGTGAGAATGCATATGATGAGGAGGATGGAGAAACAAACCCTTACTATCTGCATGGAGGTTTTGAGGGTACCAAGTCAACAAAACATGAgcagaagaaaaggagaaactTAAAATATTCTGCTGATTTTTCTTACAGACCCTACTCTGCTGGGTCCCAACAGAATGCATTGATTGGAAAAAGGCCTTCCAGTAGTCTTCATGTGGGTTCAATTCCAACAAAACGTGTCCGCACGACTCCTAGGCCGAGGTTCATAAGTCCTTTTTCTGCTGGAGCTACTGGGTGTCTGCAGATTCCAGCAAAGACAGATGCTTCAAGTGGAGATACTAGTTCTTTTCAGGATGAGCAGAGTACTTTGCATGGTGGATCCCATTTCCAGAAGAGTGTGGAGGTTGAGTCAGCTGTTGAGCAGTTACCATATGACTGTGCAGAGACATCAACAAAgccaaaaaagaagaagaaagctaAGCATTTG GGTCCTGCATACGAGGGTTGGCAGCTTGATTCTACTGTTCATAATGAACAG AAGGATCATGCAAAAAAGAGATTGGAGAGTCATCATTTTGACTCTAATGGAACTAGTG GTTTATATGGTCAACATACTGCCAAAAAACCAAAGATAATGAAACAATCACTAGACGGTACCTATGATAATATGGCTCAAATTAGTGAGTCCCAACCTTCTCCTGTGGCTTCCCAAATGAGTAATATGCCTAGCAAAGTCATGAAATTGATTGTTGGCCGGGATAGGGGCAGAAAACCCAAAGCGCTAAAG GTGCCTGCAGGCCAGCCAGGTGGTCCTGGAAATCCATGGTCGCTTTTTGAAGATCAG GCACTTGTTGTCCTTGTACATGATATGGGTCCTAATTGGGAGCTTGTAAGTGATGCCATTAACAGCACCCTTCAGTTTAAG TGCATATTTCGCAAGCCTAAAGAATGCAAAGAACGGCATAAAATGTTAATCGATAAGAGTGGTGGTGATGGATATGATAGTGCTGATGATTCAAGGACATCTCAATCTTATCCATCAACTTTGCCTGGTATCCCGAAG GGCAGTGCCAGGCAATTATTTCAACATTTGCAGGGGCCAATGGAAGAGGATACTATCAAGTCACACTTTGAGAAGATTATCATGATTGGAAGGAAGTATCATTACAGAAGGAGTCAG AATGATAATCAGGATCCTAAACAAATTGTAGCAGTCCACAATTCTCACGTTGCTGCTCTTGACCAAGTATCCACAAACCAAAATGGAGGTGTCTTAAC GCCTCTCGATCTCTGTGATGCAACTGCAGCAAGTCCAGATGTTATTCCCATTGGGCATCAAAATTCTCATCCTAGCGGTTTACCCATGGCAAATCAAGGTGCTGTAGGATCACTACTTCCTACTTCTGGGGTAAATTCCTCTCTGCAAGCATCTTCAGGCGTGGTCCTTGGCAATAACTCGTCACAAACTGGCCCACTTAATGCTTCTATCAG GGATGGTAGATACAGTGTTCCAAGAACATCTTTACCAGTCGATGAGCAGCAGAGGATGCAGCATTATAATCAAATGTTATCCAACAGAAATTTGCAGCAGCCTAACTTGTCTGCTTCTGGGTCTCTTTCTGGAGCTGACCGTGGTGTCCGCATGCTTCCTGGTGGAAATCCTTTGGGCATGATGCCTGGGATGAACAGAAGCATGCCACTGTCAAGGCCAGGATTTCAAGGAATGGCCTCATCATCAATGCTGAATTCTGGAAGTATGCTTTCATCTGGTATGGTTGGGATGCCAAGCCCTGCAAGTATGCAATCTGGAAGTGGTCCTGGTCAAGGGAATTCAATGATGAGATCTCGAGATGGTTTGCATATGATGCGA GCTGGCCATAACTCTGAGCATCAAAGACAAATGATGGCACCCGAGCTTCAGATGCAGGTCACACAAACAAACAGCCAAGGAATTCCTGCTTTTAATGGGTTGACTTCTGCTTTTGCTAATCAGACGTCTCCCCCAGCTGTGCAGGCGTATCCTGGTCATCCCCAACAGCAGCATCAATTGCCTCCTCAACAATCCCATGTGATGAGCAATCCTCATATTCAGGGTACCAATCAAACTACAGGGTCACAGCAGCAAGCATATGCAATGCGTGTCGCTAAAGAAAGGCATATGCAGCAGCGGCTtctgcagcagcagcaacagcaACAATTTGCTGCATCTGGTGCCTTGATGTCACATGTCCAATCTCAGCCCCAACACTCCATACCGTCGTCTATGCAAAATAGTTCCCAGATTCAACCACAAACTTCATCACAGCCAGTGTCACTTCCCCCTTTGACGCCATCTTCACCTATGACTCCCATATCAgtgcagcagcagcagcagaaaCATGCCTTGCCACATCATGGGATCAGCCGGAACTCCCAAACTGTTGCCAGTGGGTTGACCAATCAGATGGGAAAACAAAGACCAAGACAACTACAGCAGCATCAGCAGTTTCAACAATCTGGCCGGATCCATCCTCCGCAGAGGCAACACTCAGAGTCTCCCCAGCAAGCTAAACTTTTGAAGGGAATGGGAAGAGGGAATATGATGGTGCATCAGAACCTTTCTACTGATCATTCTCCTTTGAACGGCCTTTCTGTACCTCCAGGAAACCAAAGTGCAGAGAAGGGAGAGCATATCATGCACTTGATGCAAGGTCAAGGCTTATATTCTGGTTCTGGTTTGAATTCAATACAACCGTCTAAACCATTGGTTACTTCTCAATCCCCAAACCATTCTCAGTCGCAGCAAAAGCTCTTTTCTGCTGCACCACCACCTTCATCAAAGCAATTGCAGCAGATATCTTCTCATGCTGATCATAGCACTCAAGGCCAGGTACCATCAGTACCCTCTGGTCATCCACTATCTGCTAGTCATCAAGCTCTTCCAGCAGCAATTATGGCTTCCAACCATCAGCATCTGCAACCGCAaccacaaatacaccaaaagcAGACTGGTCAGGCTCAACCAACGGTACAGAGAATGCTTCAACAAAATCGTCAGTTGAATTCTGATTTGCAAACCAAGTCACAAACTGATCAGGGTCATAAAGAAAAGCAGCCTTTGAACAGTGTTCCGCAGATGGGTACAAGTACAACCACATCAGTGTCTCAGGCCTGTAATGATTCAGCTAATGTGGTACCAGTTGTTACTTCTTCTGTTGCTTCACAATGGAAACCATTAGAACCTTCTTGTGATTCTGCAATGACAAATTCAGCTTCTCAAGTGGGTTCTATTGGGAGCCCCCCTCTTACAAATTCAGCTGGAAGTGAGCCAGTGTCATCAGTAAACCAAGCTTTAGGCCAGAGGCAGTTATCAGGAGGCTTGACCCAACATGGGAGTTCTGGAGCACAGTGGCAGCAGCCGCCACCGTCACAATTAGCGCCACCACCTCCACAACCTGTTTCTCAACAACTGTTCCAGCCCCATGAGCAGCAAGTACAAGAACAGCAGTCACCTCGAAAACTGCCACCGCAACAGCACTCTCAGCAGCATAAGCAGCATCTTCAATCAGCACAAGGAAGTTTGTATATAAGGCCCACCAATTCCCAGACAGAATGA